One Plasmodium knowlesi strain H genome assembly, chromosome: 10 genomic window carries:
- a CDS encoding ATP-dependent RNA helicase DDX41, putative, protein MGKLNEGMEKARGDKDGAESSSSSDFVYEPRSVRKKRFMDNLVNSFLSEKKKRKEQADDDDGGEEDGEGSERNDSSGNSSGAENGDKQNEKERHKKDGKGKKNKCVKEVKNQSQVQVNMQKSLLETFYKMKLQAQNNEVDETEEIRKKEEKILAQVSKALNAPLQSVKERAKGIVYNENFKTIWTLPSKYKRLSDKYVSKVRNVLYIDVNGSDIPPPIKNFRDMKFPKPILKALKKKKIDKPTQIQMQGLPSILLGRDIIGIAFTGSGKTIVFVLPLVMICLEGELRCQIEEGEGPLGLIICPSRELATQTHNVIKYFCEFLHEGGKYPMLRSLCMIGGVSTFDQGREIQKGIHMVVATPGRLNDMLNKKRMTLEQCRYLCFDEADRLIDLGFEEEVRNTLDHFSRQRQTLLFSATMPKKIQEFAKSTLVNPIIINVGRAGAANLDVIQEVEYVKEELKLSYLLEVLQKTGPPVLIFCENKKDVDDVHEYLLLKGVNAIAIHGNLGQTERQEAINLFREGKKDILVGTDVASKGLDFPSIEHVINYDMPKDIENYVHRIGRTGRCGKTGIATTFINKNQEEAILLDLKALLIEAKQKIPPFLEMLDSKGINLKEIGGVKGCSYCGGLGHRITQCSKLESQRNKQISFTNKDILSSSNKHNNMQAYTGDW, encoded by the coding sequence ATGGGAAAGCTAAACGAAGGGATGGAAAAGGCACGGGGGGACAAGGATGGAGCCGAGAGTAGCAGTAGCAGTGACTTCGTGTATGAACCGAGGAGCGTACGGAAGAAGAGATTTATGGATAACCTGGTGAACAGCTTTTTaagtgaaaagaagaagaggaaagaacaggcggatgatgacgatggaggggaagaagacgGAGAAGGTAGCGAAAGAAATGATTCAAGTGGAAATTCCAGTGGGGCAGAAAATGGGGACAaacaaaacgaaaaggaaaggcaTAAAAAGGAtggtaagggaaaaaaaaacaagtgtGTTAAGGAGGTAAAGAATCAAAGCCAAGTTCAGGTAAACATGCAAAAGAGCCTCCTGGAGACATTCTACAAAATGAAACTGCAGGCACAAAACAATGAAGTGGACGAGACAGAGGAAATtcgaaagaaggaggagaaaatactAGCGCAGGTGTCCAAAGCGTTAAATGCACCACTACAATCTGTGAAAGAAAGAGCCAAAGGTATCGTTTATAATGAGAACTTCAAAACAATATGGACACTACCAAGCAAGTATAAGCGGCTAAGTGATAAGTACGTTAGTAAAGTGAGAAATGTATTGTATATTGATGTAAATGGAAGTGATATTCCACCAcctattaaaaattttcgtGACATGAAATTCCCTAAGCCAATTTTAAAAgctttaaagaagaaaaaaattgataaaccTACACAAATACAAATGCAAGGATTACCATCCATCTTGCTTGGTAGAGACATCATCGGAATTGCATTTACGGGCAGTGGGAAAACCATCGTTTTTGTTCTCCCTTTGGTTATGATTTGTTTGGAAGGAGAATTGCGATGTCAAAttgaggaaggagaagggccACTGGGCCTTATCATATGTCCATCCAGAGAACTAGCAACACAAACACATAAtgttataaaatatttctgcGAATTTCTGCATGAGGGTGGTAAGTACCCAATGTTAAGGAGCTTATGTATGATTGGGGGAGTAAGTACATTTGATCAGGGAcgagaaatacaaaaaggaatacaTATGGTTGTAGCTACCCCAGGGAGACTAAATGAcatgttaaataaaaaacgaatgaCACTTGAGCAGTGTAGATACCTTTGTTTTGATGAAGCTGATAGGTTAATTGATCTAGGGTTTGAGGAAGAAGTACGTAATACATTGGATCATTTTTCCAGACAGAGGCAAACGTTGCTATTTAGTGCAACCATGCCAAAGAAGATACAGGAGTTTGCTAAATCTACTTTAGTGAATCCCATAATTATCAATGTGGGAAGAGCAGGTGCAGCTAACTTGGATGTCATACAAGAGGTGGAATatgtaaaggaagaattGAAACTATCCTACCTGTTAGAAGTGCTACAGAAAACTGGACCCCCCGTTTTAATTTtctgtgaaaataaaaaagacgTAGATGATGTGCATGAGTATCTGTTACTTAAGGGGGTGAATGCAATTGCTATTCATGGGAATTTAGGGCAGACAGAAAGGCAGGAAGCCATTAATTTatttagggagggaaaaaaagatatcTTAGTTGGAACAGATGTGGCCTCGAAAGGGTTGGATTTTCCATCAATTGAACATGTTATTAATTATGACATGCCAAAGGATATAGAAAATTATGTGCACCGAATTGGTAGAACCGGTAGATGTGGGAAAACTGGAATCGCTACAACGTTTATTAACAAGAATCAGGAAGAAGCCATTTTGTTAGATCTAAAAGCTTTACTGATTGAAGCTAAGCAGAAAATTCCTCCGTTTCTAGAAATGCTTGATAGTAAAGGAATCAACTTAAAAGAAATCGGAGGGGTCAAGGGTTGCTCCTACTGTGGTGGCCTCGGCCATAGAATCACCCAGTGCTCCAAACTGGAGAGTCAGCGTAACAAGCAGATATCCTTCACCAACAAGGATATCCTATCTAGCAGTAATAAGCACAACAATATGCAGGCTTACACGGGGGATTGGTAG